A single region of the Dehalococcoides mccartyi genome encodes:
- a CDS encoding peptidylprolyl isomerase, translating into MAKKPQQPVKRHYSKHQVAKFEAQKKRQRIIFATGLSVIGIVLALVGIGVYKGWYVEQYKPMHTTVLTVGDTKYNVAYFVDALKHFTGGDSTYAYYFIDAVAERIQLNQLMVEKAAEMGYTISEDEIDTAIEENSLNDVPAVRDIVRASLLTNLLKTEYFDPQVPQTTEQREALAMLLESENAASEVLAGITTDEEFAAKAAELSLESNTKTDEGAIDFKPANTITSLYGSAILEKYIFSTTGYDYTLVQDADVSKQRAYWLIEVLERKTDSEQIHTLGMLLPSEQVALEVKARLEAGEDWGDLAVEYSQLANVEENRGDMDWITFSSVPENVADIIFATDVELNTVLDPIQDDTNYTRGGCWIVRLKSIDENRELSEDDRTLLINNKLEQWTTDLKNANLDKLTNTFSDDLITFAINQLD; encoded by the coding sequence TTGGCCAAGAAACCGCAGCAACCCGTAAAACGCCATTACAGCAAACATCAGGTAGCTAAATTTGAAGCTCAAAAGAAACGCCAGAGGATAATCTTTGCCACCGGGCTTTCGGTAATAGGCATTGTTTTGGCTCTGGTGGGTATAGGTGTATACAAAGGCTGGTATGTAGAACAGTATAAACCCATGCATACCACCGTGCTTACCGTTGGTGATACCAAATACAATGTAGCTTATTTCGTAGATGCCCTTAAGCATTTTACAGGTGGTGATTCCACCTATGCCTATTATTTTATAGACGCAGTGGCGGAGAGAATTCAGCTGAACCAGCTTATGGTGGAAAAAGCGGCTGAAATGGGTTACACCATATCTGAAGATGAGATTGATACCGCTATAGAGGAAAATAGTTTGAATGATGTGCCTGCTGTGCGGGATATTGTCCGGGCAAGCCTGCTGACTAACCTGCTGAAGACCGAATATTTTGACCCGCAGGTACCCCAAACGACTGAACAGCGCGAAGCGCTGGCTATGCTCCTTGAAAGCGAAAATGCCGCCAGTGAAGTACTGGCAGGTATAACTACTGATGAAGAGTTTGCCGCTAAGGCTGCCGAATTGTCTTTGGAATCCAATACCAAAACTGACGAAGGCGCTATAGACTTTAAACCTGCCAATACCATAACGTCACTCTATGGTTCAGCGATATTGGAAAAGTATATTTTTTCAACTACAGGGTACGATTATACTCTGGTACAGGATGCTGACGTAAGCAAGCAAAGGGCTTACTGGCTGATAGAAGTATTGGAACGCAAGACTGATTCAGAGCAGATTCACACCCTGGGCATGCTGCTTCCTTCGGAACAGGTGGCACTTGAGGTGAAAGCTCGTTTGGAAGCCGGTGAAGACTGGGGTGATTTGGCGGTCGAGTATTCACAGCTGGCCAATGTTGAAGAAAACCGGGGGGATATGGACTGGATAACCTTCTCTAGCGTACCGGAAAACGTGGCTGATATCATTTTTGCCACGGACGTAGAGCTGAATACTGTTCTTGACCCCATTCAGGATGATACCAATTACACCCGCGGCGGGTGCTGGATAGTCCGTCTGAAGAGTATTGACGAAAACCGTGAGCTCAGCGAAGATGACCGCACCCTTCTTATAAATAACAAACTT
- a CDS encoding nucleotidyltransferase family protein, whose protein sequence is MKAIILVGGQGTRLRPLSINTPKSMVPVLNVPFLSHVLRYLSSYGIKDIILTQGHLAAPIEQYFGNGQSLGVNLVYSVEHEALGTAGAIKNAERYFDDTFITLNGDIFTHLDLSAMLRAHRDKKALVSIALTPVDDPTKYGLVETADGGRVSRFLEKPSPAQITTNMINAGTYIIEPEVLRYIPEGENHSFERQLFPRLLNECQAVYAYPSSAYWIDIGSPEKYSQLNRDLLCGEGGDFGFSRGNEIVIGRGCQLHPTARICGPVLVGEDCVIGANACITGPVVIGAECRIEDEATLTESVIWQNVTIGTECKVVSSIIADHCHLKAGGKYENVVLGDNVTAKCGCAPEPGSKINPGILMI, encoded by the coding sequence ATGAAAGCTATTATTCTGGTCGGTGGGCAGGGCACAAGGCTTCGGCCACTGAGCATAAACACGCCAAAATCCATGGTTCCGGTACTTAACGTACCTTTCTTAAGCCATGTTTTGCGTTACCTGTCTTCTTACGGCATCAAAGATATTATCCTTACCCAGGGGCATTTGGCCGCCCCTATTGAGCAGTATTTCGGTAATGGCCAAAGTCTGGGTGTAAACCTGGTATATTCGGTTGAACACGAGGCTTTAGGCACAGCCGGGGCTATCAAAAATGCCGAACGCTACTTTGATGACACTTTCATAACTTTGAACGGGGATATATTTACCCATCTGGATTTGTCTGCCATGCTGCGCGCCCACCGGGATAAAAAAGCACTGGTCAGCATAGCCTTAACACCAGTAGATGACCCTACCAAATACGGGCTGGTGGAAACCGCGGACGGCGGCAGGGTAAGCCGCTTTCTGGAAAAACCTTCACCCGCCCAGATAACAACCAATATGATAAATGCAGGTACATATATAATTGAACCTGAAGTCCTCAGATACATACCTGAGGGTGAAAACCACAGCTTTGAAAGACAGCTTTTCCCCCGTCTGCTTAATGAATGCCAGGCGGTTTATGCCTACCCGTCCAGTGCGTACTGGATAGACATTGGCAGCCCCGAAAAATACTCCCAGCTAAACAGGGATTTACTCTGCGGCGAGGGCGGAGATTTTGGTTTCAGCCGGGGTAATGAAATAGTCATTGGCCGCGGTTGCCAGCTTCACCCCACAGCCCGAATCTGCGGGCCGGTACTGGTGGGAGAAGATTGTGTTATAGGCGCAAATGCCTGTATCACAGGGCCAGTAGTTATCGGCGCGGAATGCCGGATTGAAGATGAGGCTACCCTTACCGAATCTGTTATCTGGCAAAATGTGACCATAGGAACCGAATGTAAAGTTGTTTCGTCCATCATTGCCGATCATTGCCACCTGAAAGCAGGCGGCAAATATGAAAACGTGGTGTTGGGAGACAATGTGACCGCCAAATGCGGTTGCGCGCCGGAGCCCGGAAGCAAAATCAATCCGGGTATCCTTATGATCTAA
- the acs gene encoding acetate--CoA ligase codes for MSTEEKKFDTQNLPTKTYFWPLKRYQDLYNSSLADPEAFWAKHSDVLSWEKPWEKVLDWNPPYARWFVGGKLNMSYQCVDRHAKSWRKSKVAIYWEGENGDTQTISYSDLYENVNRYASVLKKLGIGKGDRVTVYLPMIPEMVYILLACNRVGAVHNVIFSGFSSQSIADRVNDSGSKMVVTASGGHRRGKILPLKEIVDEAVKSTPTIEHVLVIKYTGHEVAMDPTRDVWAHDLLKDADKYVAPEAMESTDPLFILYTSGTTGKPKGILHGTGGYGVWACNTLKWAFKPTDESVFWCTADVGWITGHTYVVYAPLALGLTQVIYEGAPDYPSVDRWWEIIDKYGVSIFYTSPTAIRMFMRHGEELPARHDLGTLEMLGSVGEPINPEAWEWYYKNIGHENCPISDTWWQTETGGFMITPCPGIQSFPLKPGSATLPLPGVDPVVVDAEGKELPANETGFIAIRKPWPGIMLGIYNGDELYKKTYWSRFPGWYCPGDFSMKDSDGYLWLLGRADEVIKVAGHRISTAELEHALVGHSSVAEAAVASRPDEVKGEAIVVFVTLKKGVEASAEVKRELTHHLRSAIGTIATPEEIIFVEKLPKTRSGKIMRRLLKAVANEVPIGDTTTLDDETSVNEARAAFDELLAARKHHKH; via the coding sequence ATGAGTACCGAAGAAAAGAAGTTTGACACGCAAAACCTGCCTACCAAGACTTATTTCTGGCCGCTGAAAAGATACCAGGACCTTTATAACAGCTCACTGGCTGACCCGGAGGCTTTCTGGGCCAAACACTCAGACGTGCTTTCATGGGAAAAACCTTGGGAAAAAGTACTGGACTGGAATCCGCCTTACGCCCGCTGGTTTGTAGGCGGCAAGCTGAATATGTCTTACCAATGCGTAGACCGCCATGCCAAAAGCTGGCGTAAGAGCAAGGTAGCTATCTATTGGGAAGGCGAAAACGGGGATACCCAGACCATAAGCTATTCAGACCTCTACGAAAATGTAAACCGTTATGCATCCGTCCTGAAAAAGCTGGGCATAGGCAAGGGTGACAGGGTAACTGTCTACCTGCCCATGATACCTGAAATGGTCTATATTTTATTAGCCTGCAACCGGGTTGGAGCCGTCCATAACGTAATATTCTCAGGTTTCTCTTCCCAGTCTATCGCAGACAGGGTAAATGACTCCGGTTCTAAAATGGTTGTTACCGCCAGCGGCGGACACCGCCGCGGTAAGATACTGCCTCTTAAAGAAATCGTAGACGAGGCTGTAAAATCCACCCCGACTATAGAACATGTACTGGTTATTAAATATACCGGCCACGAAGTAGCCATGGACCCCACCAGAGACGTATGGGCACATGACCTGTTGAAAGATGCAGATAAATACGTAGCCCCTGAAGCTATGGAATCCACCGACCCGCTTTTTATCCTGTACACCTCAGGCACTACCGGTAAACCGAAGGGTATTCTGCATGGTACCGGCGGCTACGGCGTCTGGGCGTGCAATACCCTTAAGTGGGCTTTCAAACCCACGGATGAATCAGTCTTCTGGTGCACGGCAGACGTAGGCTGGATTACCGGGCACACATATGTTGTATATGCCCCGCTGGCGCTGGGACTTACCCAGGTTATTTACGAGGGAGCTCCGGATTATCCTTCAGTAGACCGCTGGTGGGAGATTATTGATAAATACGGGGTTAGTATATTCTATACCTCACCTACCGCCATACGCATGTTTATGCGCCACGGCGAGGAGTTGCCTGCCAGACACGACCTTGGCACTCTGGAAATGCTGGGAAGCGTGGGCGAACCCATTAACCCTGAAGCCTGGGAATGGTATTACAAGAATATAGGCCATGAGAACTGCCCCATTTCCGATACCTGGTGGCAGACCGAAACAGGCGGCTTCATGATTACCCCCTGCCCCGGTATACAGTCCTTCCCGCTCAAACCGGGCTCAGCCACTTTGCCTCTGCCGGGAGTTGACCCGGTAGTGGTAGATGCTGAAGGCAAGGAACTGCCGGCTAATGAAACCGGGTTTATTGCCATCCGCAAACCTTGGCCGGGCATAATGCTGGGTATATATAACGGTGATGAACTTTATAAAAAGACCTACTGGAGCCGTTTCCCCGGCTGGTATTGTCCGGGAGACTTTTCCATGAAAGATTCTGACGGATATCTGTGGCTGCTGGGACGGGCTGACGAAGTTATCAAGGTAGCCGGTCACCGCATAAGCACCGCCGAATTGGAGCATGCTCTGGTAGGCCACAGTTCAGTTGCCGAAGCGGCAGTAGCTTCCCGCCCTGACGAAGTAAAGGGTGAAGCAATTGTAGTTTTCGTCACCCTGAAAAAAGGAGTGGAAGCCTCTGCGGAAGTAAAGAGAGAGCTTACTCATCACCTCCGCTCTGCCATCGGCACTATAGCCACCCCGGAAGAGATCATTTTCGTGGAGAAACTGCCCAAAACCCGTTCGGGCAAGATTATGCGCCGCCTGCTGAAGGCCGTTGCCAACGAAGTACCCATTGGTGATACCACTACACTTGATGATGAGACTTCGGTAAATGAGGCCAGAGCAGCTTTTGATGAACTGCTGGCAGCACGTAAACACCACAAACACTAA
- the prfA gene encoding peptide chain release factor 1, whose protein sequence is MLERLENCEKRFREIEEEISKPEVINDARLVRTLAQERADLQTKVEMYRRYKAMSKELEDAKNLLEIEKDEDMRDMVRGEIENLEKSMANLYEQMTLELLPKDPNDDKSIIMEIRAGTGGDEAGLFAADLYKMYTRYALLKNWKTEVIDINGNVAGIIKEVVFEVNGKGAFSRLKYERGVHRVQRVPQTEASGRIHTSTATVAVLPQAEEVDIDINMDDVRVDIFHSSGAGGQNVQKVATAIRLTHIPTGLVVCCQDERSQLKNKNKAFAVLRARLLELEQSKVDEERTESRRAQVGQADRSEKIRTYNFPQDRLTDHRIGLTAHNLPHILEGYLDEIIDTLATHEQTELLKGED, encoded by the coding sequence ATGCTTGAAAGATTAGAAAACTGCGAAAAACGCTTCCGGGAAATTGAAGAGGAAATAAGCAAACCGGAAGTTATAAATGATGCCCGGCTGGTGCGTACTCTGGCCCAGGAGCGGGCTGATTTGCAGACCAAAGTGGAAATGTACCGCCGCTATAAAGCCATGTCCAAAGAGCTGGAAGACGCCAAAAATCTGCTTGAGATTGAAAAAGACGAAGACATGCGGGATATGGTTCGTGGGGAGATTGAGAATCTTGAAAAATCCATGGCAAACCTCTACGAACAAATGACCCTTGAGCTTCTGCCCAAAGACCCCAATGATGACAAAAGTATTATCATGGAAATACGGGCAGGCACAGGCGGTGACGAAGCAGGTCTGTTTGCAGCAGACCTTTATAAGATGTATACCCGCTATGCCCTGCTTAAAAACTGGAAAACCGAAGTTATTGACATAAACGGCAACGTAGCCGGCATTATCAAAGAAGTAGTCTTTGAGGTAAACGGCAAAGGAGCTTTCAGCCGCTTGAAGTATGAACGTGGCGTCCACCGGGTACAGCGTGTCCCCCAGACCGAGGCTTCCGGCCGTATCCATACCTCTACCGCCACCGTAGCCGTACTACCCCAGGCAGAGGAGGTAGACATAGATATAAACATGGACGATGTACGGGTGGATATTTTCCATTCCAGCGGCGCCGGCGGACAGAACGTCCAGAAAGTGGCTACCGCTATCCGCCTTACCCATATACCCACAGGCTTGGTTGTCTGCTGTCAGGACGAACGCTCACAGCTGAAAAACAAAAACAAGGCCTTTGCAGTGCTGCGTGCCAGACTGCTGGAACTGGAACAAAGCAAGGTGGACGAAGAACGCACTGAAAGTCGCCGTGCCCAGGTGGGACAGGCAGACCGCAGCGAAAAAATACGCACTTACAATTTCCCCCAGGACCGCCTGACAGACCACCGAATAGGGCTTACCGCCCACAACCTGCCCCACATACTGGAAGGATATTTAGACGAAATTATTGATACTTTGGCTACTCACGAACAGACCGAACTTCTAAAGGGCGAAGATTAG